The Plutella xylostella chromosome 9, ilPluXylo3.1, whole genome shotgun sequence genome has a segment encoding these proteins:
- the LOC105384776 gene encoding ATP synthase subunit beta, mitochondrial, which translates to MLGAVSRVGSGLVAAKSVAEKATKIVSVSAGNRRDYAAKAAATKAEGKVVAVIGAVVDVQFEEQLPSILNALEVQNRQPRLVLEVAQHLGENTVRTIAMDGTEGLVRGQPVVDCGSPIRIPVGAETLGRIMNVIGEPIDERGPIPTDKRAAIHAEAPEFVDMSVEQEILVTGIKVVDLLAPYVKGGKIGLFGGAGVGKTVLIMELINNVAKAHGGYSVFAGVGERTREGNDLYHEMIESGVISLTDKTSKVALVYGQMNEPPGARARVALTGLTVAEYFRDQEGQNVLLFIDNIFRFTQAGSEVSALLGRIPSAVGYQPTLATDMGTMQERITTTKKGSITSVQAIYVPADDLTDPAPATTFAHLDATTVLSRAIAELGIYPAVDPLDSTSRIMDPNIIGPEHYNIARDVQKILQDYKSLQDIIAILGMDELSEDDKLTVARARKIQRFLSQPFQVAEVFTGHAGKLVPLEETIKGFTKILQGEYDHLPEVAFYMVGPIEEVVAKADTLAKS; encoded by the exons ATGTTAGGGGCTGTAAGTAGGGTCGGAAGCGGCCTTGTTGCTGCCAAGTCGGTCGCCGAAAAAGCCACCAAAATTGTGTCAGTATCAGCTGGTAACAGGAGGGATTATGCTGCCAAAGCCGCCGCAACCAAGGCCGAAGGTAAGGTGGTGGCCGTGATCGGAGCCGTGGTGGACGTGCAGTTCGAGGAGCAGCTGCCGTCCATCCTCAACGCGCTGGAAGTGCAGAACCGGCAGCCGCGGCTGGTGCTGGAGGTGGCGCAGCACCTGGGAGAGAACACGGTGCGCACCATCGCCATGGACGGGACCGAGGGGCTGGTGCGCGGCCAGCCCGTGGTGGACTGCGGCTCGCCCATCCGCATCCCCGTGGGCGCGGAGACTCTGGGCCGCATCATGAACGTGATCGGCGAGCCCATCGACGAGCGCGGCCCCATCCCCACCGACAAGAGGGCCGCCATCCACGCGGAGGCGCCCGAGTTCGTGGACATGTCCGTGGAGCAGGAGATCCTCGTGACCGGCATCAAGGTGGTGGACCTGCTGGCGCCCTACGTCAAGGGAGGCAAGATCGGCCTGTTCGGCGGCGCCGGCGTGGGCAAGACCGTGCTCATCATGGAGCTCATCAACAACGTGGCCAAGGCGCACGGAGGGTACTCAGTGTTCGCGGGAGTGGGCGAGCGCACGCGCGAGGGCAACGACCTGTACCACGAGATGATCGAGTCCGGAGTCATCTCGCTCACGGACAAGACGTCCAAGGTGGCGCTGGTGTACGGCCAGATGAACGAGCCGCCCGGCGCGCGCGCCCGAGTGGCGCTCACCGGCCTCACGGTGGCCGAGTACTTCCGCGACCAGGAGGGGCAGAACGTGCTGCTCTTCATCGACAACATCTTCCGCTTCACGCAGGCCGGGTCCGAGGTGTCTGCGCTGCTGGGGCGCATCCCCTCGGCCGTGGGGTACCAGCCCACGCTGGCCACCGACATGGGTACCATGCAGGAGAGGATCACCACCACCAAGAAGGGCTCCATCACCTCCGTGCAGGCCATCTACGTGCCCGCGGACGACTTGACTGACCCTGCCCCGGCCACTACCTTCGCTCACTTGGACGCCACCACCGTGCTGTCCCGAGCCATCGCCGAGCTCGGCATCTACCCGGCCGTGGACCCCCTGGACTCCACCTCGCGTATCATGGACCCCAACATCATCGGGCCCGAGCACTACAACATCGCTCGTGACGTGCAGAAGATCCTCCAGGACTACAAGTCTCTGCAG GACATCATCGCCATCCTGGGTATGGATGAGTTGTCTGAGGACGACAAGCTGACCGTCGCTCGCGCGCGCAAGATCCAGCGTTTCCTGTCACAGCCTTTCCAG GTGGCGGAGGTGTTCACCGGGCACGCGGGCAAGCTGGTGCCGCTCGAGGAGACCATCAAGGGCTTCACCAAGATCCTGCAGGGCGAGTACGACCACCTGCCCGAGGTGGCCTTCTACATGGTGGGGCCCATCGAGGAGGTCGTCGCCAAGGCCGACACCCTCGCCAAGTCGTAA
- the LOC105384573 gene encoding ubiquinol-cytochrome-c reductase complex assembly factor 1 yields MFRSNMLTRMLWRNRQTVKVLNATRSSPILCSHAVVNIREQGTGTVAIEDSYVKKFMKAVGLMDQSRTRLKLSGYFLYESVPAQVNYVEWFSKCEIEDTFSSWFYITELHVWLLMVRCMAEDATNAAQKERYVKGDGWFIRNCIVEALWADVSNRIKLLDGANPSIARKQVSELSEQFQAALVGYDEGLDDDRILAAAIWRRFYGMSPNVAPENVEKIVQFVRHQMANLDKLSSEQLKKSPKIDWLSIVN; encoded by the exons atgTTCCGAAGCAATATGTTAACTCGT aTGCTGTGGCGTAATCGACAAACAGTAAAAGTGTTAAATGCCACACGATCCAGTCCGATTCTTTGTTCCCACGCGGTAGTAAATATCCGAGAGCAAGGTACAGGCACAGTTGCTATTGAAGACAGCTATGTGAAGAAGTTCATGAAAGCCGTGGGCTTGATGGATCAGTCTAGGACT CGCCTGAAGCTATCGGGCTACTTCCTCTACGAGTCTGTCCCAGCTCAAGTGAACTACGTGGAGTGGTTCAGCAAGTGTGAGATCGAGGACACCTTCTCCTCCTGGTTCTATATTACCGAGCTACATGTGTGGCTTCTCATGGTCAGATGCATGGCCGAGGATGCCACTAATGCAGCTCAGAAGGAGAGATATGTGAAAGGAGACGGATGGTTCATCAGGAACTGCATTGTGGAGGCTCTGTGGGCTGATGTGTCTAACAGGATCAAGTTACTGGAT GGTGCAAATCCATCAATAGCCAGGAAGCAAGTGTCAGAGTTGTCGGAGCAGTTCCAAGCGGCCCTGGTGGGGTACGACGAGGGTCTGGACGACGACCGGATCCTCGCCGCTGCCATATGGAGGAGGTTCTATGGAATGTCACCCAATGTCGCCCCGGAGAATGTTGAGAAAATTGTGCAGTTTGTCCGGCATCAG ATGGCAAACCTGGACAAGTTATCGAGTGAGCAGCTGAAGAAGAGTCCTAAAATCGATTGGTTAAGTATAGTAAACTAG
- the LOC105388042 gene encoding sphingomyelin phosphodiesterase translates to MKELLYLFTVLACVWAERLVSEDEVKTLFKKIVSNNITAVERQTLDDVFDLVDVRSLDSRAPRDLETRNDLECLICRSAFSTLFELVADGSTDEQLVDSITILCTALGIAPSHICRGAVALNMPVLTHIIKTTPEARPQTFCSLVLQNIESNRNCRLEDDRFEYQVTIPPKDADVLPPTPQSKPLKIAVLTDAHIDPYYEPYGVADCGEPTCCRKGQTVRTNVVYKQKPRALQLNGRTVERDGKTLVNLDSVESVRKAKQGNMQRYEPVRNPPPAGYWGDYRDCDTPLWAFDNVIDEITANNKDIDLVYYIGDSIDHHVWETTYAMITDVNRHVIDKMRASFGEDVPILPAIGNHESQPTNQFAPSSITEPKINTTWLYKSLAEKYSHYLPIEAQEQFTENGCYSVLVKPGFRVITINNNVAYKYNWWLVYDPLDAKAQLDWLVSSLLSAERAGERVHILAHIPPGVSDLTSVWTREYNRIVNRFASTIVGEFNGHTHSDEFKIFYGDDDAATAVAWGGGSATTYSKYNLNYKIVTLERDTYHLNSMVNYIYNLTEANLTPNRPPHWFQLYDMKQAFNLPDLTAKSLDNLVHRMVTNQKSLLDLYAAFFTKISDERWPHDNAQWKLNDLCKTVVTVLWDRRRCQRLRDLFFS, encoded by the exons ATGAAAGAGTTGTTGTATTTGTTTACGGTGCTAGCATGTGTTTGGGCAGAGAGATTGGTTTCAGAAG ATGAAGTGAAGACCttattcaaaaaaattgtatCCAACAACATCACTGCAGTCGAGCGACAGACTTTAGACGATGTGTTCGATCTGGTGGATGTACGCAGTCTAGATTCTAGGGCACCTAGAGATCTAGAAACTAGAAAT GACCTAGAATGCCTGATCTGCCGCAGCGCATTCTCCACACTATTCGAGCTGGTCGCCGACGGTTCTACCGACGAACAGCTGGTGGACTCTATCACCATCCTGTGCACGGCTCTGGGAATCGCGCCTAGTCATATCTGCCGGGGGGCTGTGGCTTTGAATATG CCAGTACTAACGCACATAATCAAGACGACTCCTGAAGCGCGCCCGCAGACGTTTTGCAGCCTTGTGCTGCAGAACATAGAGTCCAATAGGAACTGCCGCTTGGAAGATGATCGGTTCGAGTATCAAGTCACGATACCACCTAAGGATGCTGATGTTTTG cCGCCAACGCCTCAATCGAAACCTCTCAAAATCGCAGTACTTACAGACGCCCACATAGACCCTTACTACGAACCCTACGGAGTGGCAGACTGCGGTGAACCAACCTGCTGTAGAAAGGGACAGACAGTCAGAACCAACGTCGTCTACAAACAAAAGCCACGAGCACTACAGCTGAATGGGCGAACGGTAGAAAGAGATGGCAAGACTTTGGTGAATCTAGATTCAGTGGAGAGTGTTCGTAAAGCTAAGCAAGGCAATATGCAGCGGTATGAGCCAGTAAGGAACCCACCACCGGCAGGGTATTGGGGGGATTATAGAGATTGTGATACTCCGTTGTGGGCCTTCGATAATGTCATCGATGAAATTACTGCTAATAATAAG GACATAGACCTAGTCTACTACATAGGGGACTCGATAGACCACCACGTGTGGGAGACTACGTACGCCATGATCACCGACGTGAACCGACACGTCATAGACAAGATGCGGGCGAGCTTCGGGGAGGACGTGCCCATCCTGCCCGCGATAGGGAACCATGAGTCTCAACCTACTAACCA atTCGCGCCCTCATCAATAACGGAGCCGAAGATCAACACGACATGGCTGTACAAGTCATTGGCTGAAAAATATTCGCACTACCTTCCCATAGAGGCGCAGGAACAGTTCACAGAGAACGGCTGCTACTCTGTGCTAGTCAAACCAGGCTTCAGGGTCATCACCATCAACAATAACGTGGCGTATAAGTATAACTG GTGGCTAGTCTACGACCCCCTCGATGCCAAGGCCCAACTAGACTGGCTAGTCTCCTCCCTACTGTCAGCGGAGCGGGCTGGGGAGCGTGTGCATATTCTAGCGCATATCCCGCCCGGGGTCAGCGACCTCACCAGCGTTTGGACACGGGAGTACAACAGGATTGTTAACAG ATTCGCATCAACAATAGTAGGCGAGTTCAACGGCCACACCCACTCGGACGAGTTCAAGATATTCTACGGAGACGACGacgccgccaccgccgtcgCGTGGGGCGGGGGCAGCGCCACCACCTACAGCAAGTATAACTTGAACTACAAGATCGTGACGCTGGAGAGGGATACTTAT CACCTAAACAGCATGGTGAATTACATCTACAATCTAACAGAAGCGAACCTGACCCCGAACAGGCCACCGCACTGGTTCCAACTGTACGACATGAAACAAGCTTTCAACCTTCCTGACCTAACCGCTAAATCTTTAGACAACCTAGTGCATAGAATGGTCACCAATCAGAAGTCACTACTCGATTTATATGCGGCTTTCTTCACTAAGATAAGCGACGAACGATGGCCGCACGACAACGCGCAGTGGAAACTAAATGACTTGTGCAAAACTGTAGTCACCGTCCTGTGGGACCGTAGAAGATGTCAACGACTGAGAGACTTGTTTTTCAGTTaa
- the LOC105384479 gene encoding 60S ribosomal export protein NMD3: MEYISPENTLNANTRVLCCQCAVPIEANPSNMCVACLRAHVDITEGVPKQATLFFCRGCERYLQPPAEWIVASLESRELLAVCLKRLKGLNRVKLIDAGFAWTEPHSKRIKVKLTVQGEVMGGAVLQQTFIVEYNIQHQMCDDCHRSEAKDFWRAMVQIRQRANNRKTFYYLEQLILKHKAHETTLGIKPNHDGLDFYYATESHARKMVDFVQSVLPIKTSSSKKLISHDIHSNIFNSKYTYSIEIVPLSKDSIVCLPKKLTQQLGSISPICLVNRVTSAIHLIDANTGQVCEVSATVYYRQPFNAICNPKQLVEYIVMDIEILKEHEKKHFPGQGQVSNKVVVADAWVVKASELGLETAPIHVRTHLGHVLKPGDSVLGYNLCESNVNDANLDKLDKNVIPDVFLVKKHYGEKAARRRARAWRLKHMADDLYDGSSANEDYNDFLDDLEEDPDLRQNINIYKDANKLAVDTDELDPAAPRITLAEMLDDLNIEDVEMSEV; encoded by the exons ATGGAGTACATATCGCCAGAAAATACTTTGAATGCAAACACACGAGT aCTATGCTGCCAATGTGCGGTGCCCATCGAGGCGAACCCCTCCAACATGTGTGTGGCGTGCCTCCGGGCGCATGTGGACATCACTGAAGGGGTGCCCAAACAGGCCACTCTGTTCTTCTGCAGAGGATGTGAAAG ATATCTCCAGCCACCGGCAGAATGGATTGTAGCCTCCCTGGAGTCCCGTGAACTGCTGGCGGTCTGCCTGAAGCGGCTGAAGGGACTCAACCGAGTGAAGCTCATTGATGCCGGCTTTGCCTGGACCGAGCCACATTCCAAGAGGATTAAG GTGAAACTAACGGTACAAGGCGAGGTGATGGGCGGAGCAGTGCTGCAGCAGACCTTCATCGTGGAATACAACATCCAGCACCAGATGTGCGACGACTGCCACCGCTCCGAGGCCAAG gactTCTGGCGCGCGATGGTGCAGATCCGGCAGAGAGCCAACAACCGCAAGACCTTCTACTACTTGGAGCAGCTGATTCTGAAGCACAAGGCGCATGAGACCACGCTGGGGATTAAGCCTAATCATG ACGGTTTAGACTTCTACTACGCTACCGAGAGCCACGCGCGTAAAATGGTTGACTTCGTCCAATCAGTGTTGCCGATCAAAACCAGCAGCTCCAAGAAACTAATATCTCACGACATTCACAGCAATATCTTCAATTCCAAGTACACATACAGTATTGAGATAGTGCCGCTGTCTAAGGATAGTATTGTGTGTCTTCCGAAGAAGCTGACTCAACAGCTGGGGTCGATATCGCCGATATGTCTGGTCAATCGTGTCACCAGCGCCATACATTTGATTGATGCTAACACTGGGCAAG TGTGCGAAGTATCAGCCACAGTATACTACCGGCAGCCGTTCAACGCGATATGCAACCCCAAGCAACTGGTCGAGTACATCGTCATGGATATTGAGATTCTGAAGGAACAT GAAAAGAAGCACTTCCCCGGGCAAGGCCAGGTGTCCAACAAGGTGGTAGTAGCCGACGCGTGGGTGGTGAAGGCGAGCGAGCTCGGGCTGGAGACCGCTCCCATACATGTCAGGACCCACCTGGGACATGTGCTGAAGCCCGGGGACTCTGTGTTGGG CTACAATCTCTGCGAGTCGAATGTGAACGACGCCAATCTGGACAAACTGGACAAGAACGTCATTCCCGATGTCTTCCTCGTGAAGAAACACTACGGGGAAAAGGCAGCCCGACGACGCGCCAGGGCGTGGAGGCTGAAACACATGGCCGACGACCTGTATGACGGCAGCTCTGCTAATGA GGACTACAACGACTTCCTCGACGACCTCGAAGAAGATCCAGATCTACGACAGAACATCAACATCTACAAGGACGCCAACAAACTAGCGGTCGATACGGACGAGCTGGACCCGGCCGCTCCAAGGATCACGCTCGCGGAGATGTTGGACGACCTCAATATTGAGGACGTCGAGATGAGCGAAGTGTGA
- the LOC105384385 gene encoding ATP synthase subunit beta, mitochondrial codes for MFSTVCRAGRLATKTVVDKAVAETAPLCAGALVNKRDYAAKAAATKAEGKVVAVIGAVVDVQFEEQLPSILNALEVQNRQPRLVLEVAQHLGENTVRTIAMDGTEGLVRGQPVVDCGSPIRIPVGAETLGRIMNVIGEPIDERGPIPTDKRAAIHAEAPEFVDMSVEQEILVTGIKVVDLLAPYVKGGKIGLFGGAGVGKTVLIMELINNVAKAHGGYSVFAGVGERTREGNDLYHEMIESGVISLTDKTSKVALVYGQMNEPPGARARVALTGLTVAEYFRDQEGQNVLLFIDNIFRFTQAGSEVSALLGRIPSAVGYQPTLATDMGTMQERITTTKKGSITSVQAIYVPADDLTDPAPATTFAHLDATTVLSRAIAELGIYPAVDPLDSTSRIMDPNIIGPEHYNIARDVQKILQDYKSLQDIIAILGMDELSEDDKLTVARARKIQRFLSQPFQVAEVFTGHAGKLVPLEETIKGFTKILQGEYDHLPEVAFYMVGPIEEVVAKADTLAKS; via the exons ATGTTCTCTACTGTCTGTAGAGCTGGCCGTTTGGCCACGAAGACGGTAGTGGACAAGGCCGTCGCCGAGACCGCCCCGCTGTGCGCCGGAGCCCTGGTGAACAAACGTGACTATGCTGCCAAAGCCGCCGCAACCAAGGCCGAAGGTAAGGTGGTGGCCGTGATCGGAGCCGTGGTGGACGTGCAGTTCGAGGAGCAGCTGCCGTCCATCCTCAACGCGCTGGAAGTGCAGAACCGGCAGCCGCGGCTGGTGCTGGAGGTGGCGCAGCACCTGGGAGAGAACACGGTGCGCACCATCGCCATGGACGGGACCGAGGGGCTGGTGCGCGGCCAGCCCGTGGTGGACTGCGGCTCGCCCATCCGCATCCCCGTGGGCGCGGAGACTCTGGGCCGCATCATGAACGTGATCGGCGAGCCCATCGACGAGCGCGGCCCCATCCCCACCGACAAGAGGGCCGCCATCCACGCGGAGGCGCCCGAGTTCGTGGACATGTCCGTGGAGCAGGAGATCCTCGTGACCGGCATCAAGGTGGTGGACCTGCTGGCGCCCTACGTCAAGGGAGGCAAGATCGGCCTGTTCGGCGGCGCCGGCGTGGGCAAGACCGTGCTCATCATGGAGCTCATCAACAACGTGGCCAAGGCGCACGGAGGGTACTCGGTGTTCGCGGGAGTGGGCGAGCGCACGCGCGAGGGCAACGACCTGTACCACGAGATGATCGAGTCCGGAGTCATCTCGCTCACGGACAAGACGTCCAAGGTGGCGCTGGTGTACGGCCAGATGAACGAGCCGCCCGGCGCGCGCGCCCGAGTGGCGCTCACCGGCCTCACGGTGGCCGAGTACTTCCGCGACCAGGAGGGGCAGAACGTGCTGCTCTTCATCGACAACATCTTCCGCTTCACGCAGGCCGGGTCCGAGGTGTCTGCGCTGCTGGGGCGCATCCCCTCGGCCGTGGGGTACCAGCCCACGCTGGCCACCGACATGGGTACCATGCAGGAGAGGATCACCACCACCAAGAAGGGCTCCATCACCTCCGTGCAGGCCATCTACGTGCCTGCCGACGACTTGACTGACCCCGCCCCGGCCACCACCTTCGCTCACTTGGACGCCACCACTGTGCTGTCCCGAGCCATCGCCGAGCTCGGCATCTACCCGGCCGTGGACCCGCTGGACTCCACCTCGCGTATCATGGACCCCAACATCATCGGGCCCGAGCACTACAACATCGCTCGTGACGTGCAGAAGATCCTCCAGGACTACAAGTCTCTGCAG GACATCATCGCCATCCTGGGTATGGACGAGTTGTCTGAGGACGACAAGCTGACCGTCGCGCGCGCGCGCAAGATCCAGCGTTTCCTGTCACAGCCTTTCCag GTGGCGGAGGTGTTCACCGGGCACGCGGGCAAGCTGGTGCCGCTCGAGGAGACCATCAAGGGCTTCACCAAGATCCTGCAGGGCGAGTACGACCACCTGCCCGAGGTGGCCTTCTACATGGTGGGGCCCATCGAGGAGGTCGTCGCCAAGGCCGACACCCTCGCCAAGTCGTAA
- the LOC105384234 gene encoding max-like protein X, which produces MYSRSGSTGSIHNIHQTPSSSNHNSDDEDDSGDNKASALSFKERRREAHTQAEQKRRDAIKKGYDSLQELVPTCQQTDASGYKPSKAAVLQKSIDYIQYLLQQCKRQEDERNALRKDVVALRIMQANYEQIVKAQHLVPGQNEQRLTDQDKYEVFQGIMDKLFESFESVPVNNFAEFSAGVFNWLEEHCKPQSLRTMVHGVLREQSYTP; this is translated from the exons ATGTATTCTCGGTCTGGGAGCACTGGTTCTATTCACAACATTCATCAAACTCCTTCATCATCCAATCACAACTCTG atgatgaagatgacagTGGGGACAACAAGGCATCGGCACTGAGCTTCAAGGAGAGGAGGAGAGAAGCTCATACACAG GCTGAACAGAAAAGAAGAGATGCCATCAAGAAAGGGTATGACTCTCTGCAGGAGTTGGTCCCCACTTGCCAACAAACAGACGCATCTGGGTACAAGCCCAGCAAAGCTgca GTTCTCCAAAAGTCCATAGACTACATCCAGTACCTCCTCCAACAATGCAAGCGGCAAGAAGACGAGCGAAATGCGCTGCGCAAAGACGTCGTCGCCCTCAGAATAATGCAGGCGAATTATGAACAGATTGTGAAAGCGCAGCACTTGGTGCCCGGCCAGAACGAACAGAGGCTCACCGACCAGGACAAGTATGAAGtt TTCCAGGGCATAATGGACAAACTGTTCGAATCCTTCGAGTCAGTCCCCGTGAACAATTTCGCCGAATTCTCCGCTGGGGTCTTCAACTGGCTGGAGGAACACTGCAAGCCACAATCACTGAGGACGATGGTCCATGGCGTATTGAGGGAACAGAGCTATACGCCTTGA